The following proteins are encoded in a genomic region of Galbibacter sp. BG1:
- a CDS encoding citrate synthase — MSDTATFEYKGKKIEFPVVEGTENELAIDIKTLRASTGIITLDPGYKNTGSCESAITYLDGEKGILRYRGYTIEDLAEKANFLEVAYLLIFGELPNKQQLDKFHADIKANSEVDEDVKKIVDSFPRTAHPMGVLSSLTSALTAFNPSSVDINSEEDMYQAIVKIMGKFPVLAAWTLRRRNSKPYDYGDSSLGYVENMLYMMFKKPNEQYKLNPVVVDALDKLLILHADHEQNCSTSTVRIVGSSHAGLFASLSAGVSALWGPLHGGANQAVIEMLEGIKQDGGDTAKYMEKAKDKEDPFRLMGFGHRVYKNFDPRAKIIKKSADEVLEDLGVEDPVLAIAKGLEKQALEDDYFVKRKLYPNVDFYSGIIYRALGIPTEMFTVMFALGRLPGWIAQWREMRLKKEPIGRPRQVYIGENHRSFTPVEER, encoded by the coding sequence ATGTCAGATACGGCTACTTTTGAGTATAAAGGTAAAAAAATAGAATTCCCAGTTGTAGAAGGTACGGAGAATGAATTAGCGATAGATATTAAAACGCTAAGAGCTTCTACAGGTATTATTACTTTAGATCCAGGTTATAAAAATACAGGTTCTTGCGAAAGCGCGATTACTTATTTAGATGGGGAGAAAGGTATTTTGAGATACAGAGGTTATACTATTGAAGACCTTGCCGAAAAAGCGAACTTCCTAGAAGTTGCATATTTGCTGATTTTTGGAGAATTGCCAAACAAACAACAGTTGGATAAATTCCACGCAGATATTAAAGCAAATTCTGAAGTAGATGAAGATGTAAAAAAGATTGTAGATAGTTTTCCAAGAACGGCACACCCAATGGGTGTCTTGTCGTCTTTGACAAGTGCTTTAACTGCTTTTAACCCTTCTTCTGTAGATATTAATTCTGAAGAAGACATGTACCAAGCCATCGTTAAAATTATGGGTAAATTCCCTGTGCTTGCGGCTTGGACACTTAGAAGAAGAAACTCAAAGCCTTATGATTATGGCGATTCTTCATTAGGTTACGTAGAGAACATGCTTTACATGATGTTTAAAAAGCCTAATGAGCAGTATAAATTAAATCCAGTAGTGGTAGATGCGCTGGACAAGTTGCTTATTCTTCACGCAGATCATGAGCAAAACTGTTCTACTTCAACCGTAAGAATTGTTGGTTCTTCACATGCAGGTTTATTTGCTTCATTATCAGCAGGTGTTTCTGCACTTTGGGGCCCTTTACACGGTGGGGCGAACCAAGCAGTAATTGAAATGTTGGAGGGGATTAAGCAAGACGGTGGGGACACTGCCAAGTACATGGAAAAAGCGAAGGATAAAGAAGATCCTTTCCGTTTAATGGGCTTCGGTCACCGAGTTTACAAAAACTTCGATCCACGTGCTAAGATTATCAAGAAATCTGCCGATGAAGTATTGGAAGATCTTGGAGTTGAAGACCCGGTATTGGCTATTGCAAAAGGTTTAGAAAAACAAGCCCTTGAAGACGATTACTTCGTAAAAAGAAAATTATATCCTAACGTAGATTTCTATTCTGGTATTATTTACAGAGCTCTTGGGATCCCTACGGAAATGTTCACTGTAATGTTTGCCTTGGGTAGACTTCCAGGTTGGATTGCCCAATGGAGAGAAATGCGTTTAAAGAAAGAACCAATAGGAAGACCTAGACAAGTCTATATAGGTGAAAACCACAGGTCTTTTACTCCAGTTGAAGAAAGATAA
- a CDS encoding glycogen synthase, with protein sequence MKTNFLFVCAENDGIPNCKAGGMGDVVRDVPRQIASFGDTSHVVTPSYGRLHHNGEWIASLSFTYRGASQEADLYEVPGKKVNENIKHYVIDHPAIKSGDIAHIYFNDPEQPFYTDACMFSLFCTAVAQAVKQDLFGELQVIHLHDWHTSLLLFLKEFHPSFTVLKDIRFVYSIHNLAIQGIRPFRDNHSSLKAFYPEIIIDEDKLKDPRYHDCINLMSLGIRFADAVHTVSPSYKEDIQKPSDFPVFVGGEGLENDLKQADEEGRLFGILNGCNYKNINKAKKNELYRNSMRAIFKWLQEPNKKYKADFLAHTGNKIYSLILNKPSFVCASVARLTEQKFFFYKNSPQTLINLLDILNERNGVYIVLGTGAPEYEELLRDISYQKENFIFINGQSEEIIDSLYFESNLYLMPSLFEPCGISQMLAMRNGQPCLVHATGGLIDTVEHMKSGFSFSGNTMEAKNANFESVFEDALNIFFEDKELWKHISKVAKSQRFSWEHSVKEYYQQLYQLETPVLDNYSPRSRIAKRKSSEFIYNK encoded by the coding sequence TTGAAGACTAATTTTCTATTTGTTTGCGCTGAAAATGATGGAATTCCAAATTGTAAAGCGGGAGGTATGGGCGATGTGGTTCGCGACGTACCACGGCAAATTGCTTCTTTTGGCGACACCTCGCATGTGGTAACCCCGTCTTATGGTAGGTTGCATCACAATGGGGAATGGATTGCGTCATTATCCTTTACGTATCGGGGTGCCTCTCAAGAAGCAGATTTGTATGAAGTACCGGGTAAAAAAGTAAACGAAAACATTAAACACTACGTTATTGATCATCCGGCCATAAAATCTGGGGATATAGCCCATATCTATTTTAACGATCCAGAGCAGCCTTTTTATACCGATGCCTGTATGTTTTCACTGTTCTGTACGGCAGTAGCGCAGGCGGTTAAACAAGATTTATTTGGCGAATTACAGGTAATCCATTTACACGACTGGCATACCAGCTTGTTGTTGTTTTTAAAAGAATTTCATCCTTCATTTACAGTTTTAAAAGATATCAGGTTTGTATATTCCATCCATAACTTGGCCATTCAAGGTATTCGACCGTTTCGGGATAATCACTCCTCATTAAAAGCATTTTACCCTGAAATTATTATAGATGAAGATAAGTTGAAAGATCCAAGGTATCACGATTGTATAAATCTAATGTCTTTGGGGATTCGGTTTGCCGATGCAGTTCATACCGTATCTCCATCGTACAAGGAAGATATACAAAAACCGAGTGATTTTCCTGTTTTCGTCGGAGGTGAAGGGTTGGAAAACGATTTAAAACAAGCAGATGAAGAAGGAAGGCTTTTTGGGATTCTCAACGGCTGCAATTACAAGAACATAAACAAAGCAAAGAAAAACGAACTGTATAGAAATAGCATGAGGGCTATTTTTAAATGGTTGCAGGAGCCTAATAAGAAGTATAAAGCAGATTTTTTGGCTCATACCGGAAATAAAATCTATTCACTTATTCTAAATAAGCCGAGTTTTGTTTGCGCCAGTGTTGCTCGATTAACCGAGCAAAAATTCTTTTTTTACAAAAACAGTCCGCAAACACTTATCAATCTTTTGGATATTCTAAACGAAAGAAACGGTGTATATATAGTTTTGGGTACTGGAGCTCCAGAATATGAAGAGCTTCTTAGGGATATCAGTTATCAAAAGGAAAATTTTATTTTTATCAACGGCCAATCTGAAGAAATAATAGATTCGCTGTATTTCGAATCGAACTTATACTTGATGCCGAGTCTTTTTGAGCCATGCGGGATTAGTCAAATGTTGGCAATGCGAAACGGACAGCCTTGTTTGGTGCATGCTACCGGCGGATTAATAGATACTGTAGAGCATATGAAATCTGGCTTTAGTTTTTCTGGAAATACGATGGAGGCCAAAAATGCCAATTTTGAAAGTGTTTTTGAAGATGCCTTGAATATATTCTTTGAAGATAAAGAGCTGTGGAAACATATTAGTAAAGTAGCAAAAAGCCAGCGCTTTAGTTGGGAGCATTCCGTTAAGGAATATTACCAGCAACTCTATCAATTGGAAACGCCAGTTTTAGATAATTATTCGCCGCGAAGTAGAATTGCAAAAAGAAAGTCTAGCGAGTTTATATATAACAAATAG
- the eno gene encoding phosphopyruvate hydratase gives MSIIISVHARQILDSRGNPTVEVDVVTENGILGRAAVPSGASTGEHEAVELRDGGKDYMGKGVANAVKNVNTKIAEELVGASVFEQNLIDQTMIDLDGTPNKSKLGANAILGVSLAVAKAAANELNMPLYRYVGGVSANTLPVPMMNIINGGSHSDAPIAFQEFMVMPVKAKNFTHAMQMGTEIFHNLKKVLHDRGLSTAVGDEGGFAPTLDGTEDALDTISKAVEKAGYKMGDEVMIALDCAAAEFYVDGKYDYTKFEGDKGAVRTSEEQAQYLAELSSKYPIISIEDGMDENDWDGWKALTEKIGDKVQLVGDDLFVTNVERLSKGIENGIANSILIKVNQIGTLTETIAAVNMAKNAGYTSVMSHRSGETEDNTIADLAVALNTGQIKTGSASRSDRMAKYNQLLRIEEELGAVAFYPQEKAFKIK, from the coding sequence ATGAGTATAATAATAAGCGTACATGCGCGCCAGATATTAGATTCTCGTGGGAATCCAACAGTAGAAGTAGATGTAGTTACCGAAAATGGTATTTTAGGAAGAGCAGCGGTTCCATCTGGAGCATCCACTGGAGAACACGAAGCAGTTGAGTTGCGTGACGGAGGAAAAGATTACATGGGGAAAGGTGTTGCAAATGCTGTTAAAAATGTAAATACAAAAATTGCCGAAGAACTTGTTGGTGCATCTGTTTTTGAACAAAATTTGATCGATCAAACCATGATCGATTTAGATGGTACTCCCAATAAATCTAAACTGGGAGCAAACGCTATTTTAGGGGTTTCCCTTGCGGTTGCCAAGGCAGCTGCAAACGAACTGAACATGCCATTATACCGTTACGTTGGTGGGGTAAGTGCCAATACACTTCCAGTGCCAATGATGAATATTATAAATGGTGGTTCGCACTCTGATGCGCCTATTGCTTTTCAGGAATTTATGGTAATGCCAGTGAAAGCAAAAAATTTCACACATGCCATGCAGATGGGAACTGAAATTTTCCACAACCTTAAAAAAGTATTACACGATAGAGGTTTGAGCACTGCTGTAGGGGACGAAGGAGGATTTGCGCCAACTTTAGACGGTACAGAAGATGCCTTGGATACCATTTCTAAAGCGGTTGAAAAAGCCGGTTACAAAATGGGGGATGAAGTAATGATTGCTTTAGATTGTGCAGCTGCTGAATTTTATGTAGACGGAAAATACGATTACACTAAATTTGAAGGCGACAAAGGAGCAGTAAGAACATCTGAAGAACAAGCTCAATACCTTGCTGAACTTTCTTCAAAATACCCAATTATTTCTATTGAGGATGGTATGGATGAGAACGACTGGGATGGTTGGAAAGCATTGACCGAGAAAATTGGAGACAAAGTGCAGTTAGTTGGGGACGATTTATTTGTGACCAATGTTGAGCGTTTATCGAAGGGTATTGAAAATGGAATTGCCAACTCAATCCTTATCAAAGTAAACCAAATCGGGACACTTACGGAAACCATTGCTGCGGTTAATATGGCTAAAAATGCAGGATATACTTCAGTAATGTCTCACCGTTCTGGTGAAACAGAAGATAATACCATTGCAGATTTAGCAGTAGCCTTAAATACAGGTCAAATTAAAACAGGATCTGCTTCCCGTAGTGACCGTATGGCAAAGTATAATCAATTGCTTAGAATTGAGGAAGAATTAGGAGCCGTGGCTTTTTACCCTCAAGAAAAAGCTTTTAAGATAAAATAA
- the carA gene encoding glutamine-hydrolyzing carbamoyl-phosphate synthase small subunit, whose protein sequence is MKYQSRKQAMILLADGTIFYGKAVANKEGSAFGEVCFNTGMTGYQEIFTDPSYFGQLMVTTNAHIGNYGVKDDEEESDSVKIAGLICKNFSYVPSRRGKTDSLENFLDENNLLAISDVDTRALVSYIRDHGAMNAVISTEVDKVDELKKQLADTPDMKGLELASRVSTKEPYFFGDENATFKIAALDLGIKKNILRNLAKRDCYIKVFPYNASFKDMEVFSPDGYFLSNGPGDPEPLDSAIEVAKEIIDRDLPLFGICLGHQIIALSQGVSTFKMYNGHRGINHPVINHITGKGEITSQNHGFAINREEAESNGDLEITHSHLNDNEVMGIRHTSKNCFSVQYHPEAGPGPNDATYLFDQFIENIKQQKLKTV, encoded by the coding sequence ATGAAGTATCAATCTAGAAAACAAGCAATGATCTTGTTGGCCGACGGAACTATCTTCTATGGTAAGGCAGTGGCCAACAAAGAAGGAAGTGCCTTTGGCGAAGTCTGTTTTAATACCGGGATGACAGGCTATCAAGAAATTTTTACAGACCCATCTTATTTCGGTCAACTTATGGTAACTACCAATGCGCATATTGGTAATTACGGTGTTAAAGATGATGAAGAAGAATCTGACTCTGTAAAAATTGCGGGACTTATCTGTAAGAATTTTAGTTATGTCCCATCACGAAGAGGGAAAACCGATTCTTTGGAGAATTTCTTAGATGAAAACAATCTGTTAGCTATTTCAGATGTAGATACCAGAGCCTTGGTAAGCTATATTCGCGATCACGGTGCGATGAATGCGGTTATTTCTACCGAAGTTGATAAGGTGGACGAGCTGAAAAAACAGCTTGCCGATACACCAGATATGAAAGGTTTGGAGTTGGCATCCCGTGTTTCTACCAAAGAACCTTATTTCTTTGGAGATGAAAATGCAACTTTTAAAATTGCTGCGCTGGATCTAGGGATAAAGAAGAATATTTTAAGAAATCTTGCAAAACGGGATTGTTACATCAAAGTGTTTCCATACAATGCTTCTTTTAAAGATATGGAAGTTTTTAGTCCAGACGGTTACTTCCTGTCCAATGGCCCTGGGGATCCAGAACCATTGGATAGTGCTATTGAGGTAGCAAAAGAAATTATTGACAGGGATCTTCCGTTATTCGGCATTTGTCTTGGCCACCAAATAATAGCTTTGTCGCAAGGTGTTTCTACGTTTAAAATGTACAATGGGCATAGGGGGATTAACCACCCAGTAATAAATCATATTACTGGTAAAGGTGAAATTACTTCTCAGAATCACGGATTTGCTATCAATAGGGAAGAAGCGGAAAGTAATGGTGATTTAGAGATTACGCATTCTCATTTAAATGATAATGAAGTAATGGGCATTCGCCACACTTCTAAAAATTGCTTTTCTGTTCAATACCACCCTGAGGCAGGACCAGGGCCCAACGATGCCACTTACTTATTTGATCAATTTATAGAGAATATTAAACAACAAAAACTAAAAACAGTATGA
- the rplQ gene encoding 50S ribosomal protein L17 produces MRHGKKFNHLGRKSAHRKAMLANMACSLIEHKRINTTLAKAKALKQFVEPLVTKSKEDTTHNRRIVFSKIRDKYSVTELFREVATKVGDRPGGYTRIIKLGNRLGDNADMAMIELVDYNETYNADKPAKKKSTRRSRSSKKAEAAVEAPKVAEAPAKKEESDSEKPETSQE; encoded by the coding sequence ATGAGACACGGAAAGAAATTTAACCATTTAGGTAGAAAATCAGCTCATAGAAAAGCTATGTTGGCTAATATGGCTTGCTCTTTAATCGAGCACAAACGTATTAATACTACTTTAGCAAAAGCTAAAGCATTAAAGCAGTTTGTAGAGCCTTTGGTAACAAAATCCAAAGAAGATACTACCCACAACAGACGTATTGTATTCAGCAAAATTAGAGATAAATATTCTGTTACAGAACTTTTTAGGGAAGTAGCTACCAAAGTAGGAGACAGACCAGGTGGATATACTAGAATTATTAAACTAGGAAATAGACTTGGGGATAATGCAGATATGGCGATGATTGAGTTAGTTGATTATAACGAAACTTATAACGCAGATAAGCCTGCTAAGAAAAAGTCTACTAGAAGAAGTAGAAGCAGTAAGAAAGCCGAGGCAGCTGTAGAGGCTCCAAAGGTAGCTGAAGCTCCTGCTAAAAAAGAAGAGTCTGATAGTGAAAAACCAGAAACTTCACAAGAATAG
- a CDS encoding DNA-directed RNA polymerase subunit alpha: MAILNFQKPDKVIMIDSTDFEGKFEFRPLEPGYGLTVGNALRRVLLSSLEGFAITSTRIDSVEHEFSTIEGVVEDVTEIILNLKQVRFKRQIEDIDNETVSISISGKEQITAGDFQKFISGFQVLNPDLVICNLDSKVTINMEITIEKGRGYVPAEENKKANAPLGTIFTDAIYTPIKNVKFSIENYRVEQKTDYEKLVFEIVSDGSIHPKDALTEAAKILIHHFMLFSDERITLEADEIAQTETYDEESLHMRQLLKTKLVDMDLSVRALNCLKAAEVDTLGDLVSFNKNDLMKFRNFGKKSLTELEELVNNKGLSFGMDLSKYKLDKD, from the coding sequence ATGGCAATACTAAATTTTCAGAAGCCCGATAAAGTTATAATGATCGATTCTACCGATTTCGAAGGTAAGTTTGAATTCAGACCTTTGGAACCAGGATACGGATTGACCGTTGGTAACGCATTACGAAGAGTTCTTTTATCTTCATTAGAAGGTTTTGCAATTACATCTACAAGAATCGATTCTGTAGAACACGAATTTTCTACAATTGAAGGTGTAGTTGAGGACGTTACAGAAATCATTTTGAACTTGAAGCAAGTACGTTTCAAAAGACAAATTGAGGATATTGATAACGAAACCGTTTCTATTTCGATTTCAGGTAAAGAACAGATCACTGCTGGAGATTTCCAAAAGTTTATCTCAGGTTTTCAAGTACTAAACCCAGATTTAGTTATCTGTAATTTAGACTCGAAAGTTACCATAAACATGGAAATTACAATCGAAAAGGGTAGAGGGTATGTTCCTGCTGAAGAGAACAAAAAAGCAAACGCACCTCTTGGAACTATTTTTACAGATGCTATCTACACGCCCATTAAAAACGTGAAGTTTAGTATTGAAAATTATCGTGTAGAGCAAAAGACAGACTACGAAAAATTAGTTTTCGAAATTGTTTCTGACGGTTCTATTCACCCTAAAGATGCGTTAACAGAAGCTGCAAAAATCCTTATCCACCACTTTATGTTATTCTCTGATGAGCGTATCACTTTAGAGGCAGATGAGATTGCACAAACAGAAACATATGATGAAGAATCTCTTCATATGCGCCAGTTACTAAAGACCAAGTTGGTAGACATGGATCTTTCAGTAAGAGCACTAAACTGTTTGAAGGCTGCTGAAGTAGATACTTTAGGAGACTTGGTTTCTTTTAACAAGAACGATTTAATGAAATTCAGAAACTTTGGTAAAAAATCACTTACCGAACTAGAAGAACTTGTTAATAACAAAGGTCTTAGTTTTGGAATGGATTTATCAAAGTATAAATTAGATAAAGATTAA
- the rpsD gene encoding 30S ribosomal protein S4 codes for MARYTGPKTKIARKFGEAIFGDDKSFEKRNYPPGQHGNNRRRGKKSEYAIQLMEKQKAKYSYGILERQFRNLFEKANRSKGVTGEVLLQLCESRLDNVVYRMGISPSRRGARQLVSHRHITVNGELVNIPSYQLKPGDVVGVREKSKSLEAINNSLANNSSVYEWITWNNEKKEGTFVTVPERLQIPENIKEQLIVELYSK; via the coding sequence ATGGCAAGATATACAGGTCCAAAGACTAAAATAGCCCGTAAATTCGGAGAAGCTATTTTCGGAGATGATAAATCATTCGAAAAAAGAAATTACCCTCCAGGGCAACACGGTAATAACCGTAGAAGAGGTAAAAAATCAGAATACGCTATCCAGTTAATGGAGAAGCAAAAAGCAAAGTATTCTTACGGTATTCTAGAAAGACAATTTAGAAACCTTTTTGAAAAAGCAAACCGTAGCAAAGGTGTTACTGGTGAGGTGCTTTTACAACTTTGCGAGTCTCGTTTAGACAATGTAGTTTACAGAATGGGGATTTCTCCATCGAGAAGAGGAGCGAGACAATTGGTTTCTCACCGTCATATCACCGTAAATGGTGAGTTAGTAAACATTCCTTCTTACCAATTAAAGCCAGGAGATGTTGTAGGAGTAAGGGAAAAATCAAAATCGTTAGAAGCGATCAATAATTCGCTTGCTAACAATAGTAGTGTTTACGAATGGATTACTTGGAATAACGAGAAAAAAGAAGGAACGTTTGTAACAGTTCCAGAGCGTTTACAAATTCCAGAAAATATTAAAGAGCAATTAATCGTCGAGTTATACTCTAAATAA
- the rpsK gene encoding 30S ribosomal protein S11: MAKSNTKTAKKRKVVVESVGEAHIAASFNNVIISLTNKKGDVVAWSSAGKMGFRGSKKNTPYAAQIAAEDAAKVAQEAGLRKVKVYVKGPGSGRESAIRSIHNAGIEVTEIIDVTPLPHNGCRPPKRRRV; this comes from the coding sequence ATGGCAAAGTCAAATACAAAAACTGCTAAGAAACGTAAGGTTGTAGTAGAGTCTGTAGGTGAAGCTCATATCGCTGCATCATTCAATAACGTAATTATTTCCTTAACAAACAAAAAAGGAGATGTTGTTGCTTGGTCTTCAGCAGGTAAAATGGGATTCAGAGGTTCTAAGAAAAACACTCCTTACGCTGCACAGATTGCTGCAGAAGATGCTGCAAAAGTAGCTCAGGAAGCTGGTCTTAGAAAAGTAAAAGTGTACGTTAAAGGTCCTGGATCTGGTAGAGAATCAGCAATCCGTTCTATCCACAATGCTGGAATTGAAGTTACAGAGATTATCGATGTTACTCCATTGCCTCACAACGGATGTCGTCCACCAAAAAGAAGAAGAGTTTAA
- the rpsM gene encoding 30S ribosomal protein S13, with protein MARIAGVDLPKHKRGVIGLTYIFGIGKSRAKEILEKAQVSEDKKVNDWADEDIAGIREAIASYTIEGELRSEVQLNIKRLMDIGCQRGIRHRAGLPLRGQRTKNNSRTRKGKRKTVANKKKATK; from the coding sequence ATGGCTAGAATCGCAGGAGTAGATTTACCAAAGCACAAAAGAGGAGTTATAGGTTTAACTTACATCTTTGGTATTGGAAAAAGTAGAGCTAAAGAGATCTTAGAAAAAGCTCAAGTTAGCGAAGACAAGAAAGTTAACGACTGGGCAGACGAAGATATCGCTGGTATTCGAGAGGCTATTGCTTCTTATACAATAGAAGGTGAGCTACGCTCAGAGGTTCAATTAAACATTAAGCGTTTAATGGACATCGGTTGTCAAAGAGGTATTCGTCACAGAGCTGGTCTTCCTTTAAGAGGACAGCGTACTAAGAATAACTCTAGAACAAGAAAAGGTAAAAGAAAAACTGTTGCTAACAAGAAAAAAGCAACTAAATAA
- the ykgO gene encoding type B 50S ribosomal protein L36, producing the protein MKVRASLKKRSPECKIVRRKGRLYVINKKNPKFKQRQG; encoded by the coding sequence ATGAAAGTAAGAGCATCACTAAAAAAGAGAAGTCCCGAGTGCAAAATTGTGCGTAGAAAGGGGAGATTGTATGTAATCAATAAAAAGAATCCTAAGTTTAAACAAAGACAAGGATAA
- the infA gene encoding translation initiation factor IF-1 — MAKQPAIEQDGSIIEALSNAMFRVELENGHVVTAHISGKMRMHYIKLLPGDKVKLEMSPYDLTKARITYRY, encoded by the coding sequence ATGGCAAAACAGCCCGCAATAGAACAAGATGGAAGTATAATTGAAGCATTGTCTAATGCAATGTTTCGAGTAGAATTAGAAAACGGTCACGTTGTAACGGCTCATATTTCTGGTAAGATGCGTATGCATTACATTAAATTATTACCAGGGGACAAGGTGAAACTTGAAATGAGTCCTTACGACCTAACTAAAGCAAGAATTACTTATAGATATTAA
- the secY gene encoding preprotein translocase subunit SecY — translation MKKFIETLSNIWKIEELKGRILVTLGLLLVYRFGAQVVLPGIDTQQLAELSSRTDGGGLLGILNAFTGGAFANASFFALGIMPYISASIVVQLMGLAIPYLQKLQKEGESGRKTLNQITRWLTIGICLVQAPAYLYSLGSLGVPDSAFILGKGLDFMIPAVLILVTGTIFAMWLGEKITDKGIGNGISLLIMVGIIARMPQSFVQEFVSRTSGSNGGLMLILIELILWFVVILACIMLVMATRQIPVQYARRTASGGYEKNVFGSRQYIPLKLNASGVMPIIFAQAIMFAPAYIGRIGALKDTGVGQWLQTEFSNIFGLWYNIVFALLIIIFTYFYTAITVPTNKMADDLKRSGGFIPGIRPGKETSDYLDKIMSLITFPGSLFLALIAVLPAVVVKLMGVQQGWALFYGGTSLLILVGVAIDTMQQVNSYLLNRHYDGLMKTGKNRKVVA, via the coding sequence ATGAAGAAATTTATTGAGACATTAAGCAATATCTGGAAAATAGAAGAACTTAAGGGTAGAATTTTAGTTACCCTTGGTCTTCTTTTAGTTTACCGTTTCGGTGCGCAAGTTGTATTACCAGGTATTGATACACAGCAATTGGCAGAATTATCATCTAGAACAGATGGTGGAGGTTTATTGGGTATTCTAAACGCATTTACAGGGGGAGCATTTGCAAACGCTTCTTTCTTTGCCTTGGGTATTATGCCTTATATCTCTGCATCTATCGTAGTTCAATTAATGGGATTGGCTATTCCTTACCTTCAGAAATTACAAAAAGAAGGAGAGAGTGGCCGTAAAACATTAAACCAGATTACGAGATGGTTAACCATTGGGATTTGTTTGGTGCAGGCACCAGCGTATTTATATTCCTTAGGTTCTCTAGGTGTTCCAGATAGCGCATTTATTTTAGGTAAAGGTCTGGATTTTATGATTCCTGCAGTTTTAATTTTAGTAACAGGAACCATTTTTGCCATGTGGTTGGGAGAAAAAATTACCGATAAAGGTATTGGTAACGGAATCTCTCTACTTATTATGGTGGGGATTATTGCAAGAATGCCTCAGTCGTTCGTGCAAGAATTTGTATCCAGAACTTCTGGCTCCAACGGTGGTTTAATGTTGATATTAATTGAATTGATTTTATGGTTTGTTGTAATTCTAGCATGTATTATGTTGGTTATGGCAACGAGACAAATTCCAGTTCAATATGCGCGTAGAACTGCTTCGGGAGGTTATGAAAAAAATGTTTTTGGATCTAGACAGTATATTCCTTTAAAATTAAATGCTTCTGGTGTTATGCCAATTATCTTTGCACAGGCAATTATGTTTGCCCCCGCATACATTGGTAGAATAGGAGCTTTGAAAGATACAGGAGTTGGTCAATGGTTGCAAACAGAGTTTAGTAATATCTTTGGATTGTGGTACAATATTGTTTTTGCGTTATTAATAATAATATTTACGTATTTTTACACCGCAATTACAGTGCCGACGAATAAAATGGCTGACGATCTAAAGAGAAGTGGTGGATTTATCCCAGGGATTCGTCCAGGGAAAGAAACCTCAGATTATTTAGATAAAATAATGTCTTTAATTACATTCCCAGGATCTTTATTTTTAGCATTGATTGCTGTTTTACCAGCAGTTGTTGTTAAATTAATGGGAGTACAACAAGGTTGGGCGTTGTTTTATGGTGGTACCTCACTATTAATTTTGGTAGGTGTTGCAATAGATACAATGCAACAGGTAAATTCATACTTGTTGAACAGGCATTATGATGGCTTGATGAAAACAGGTAAAAATAGAAAAGTTGTAGCTTAA
- the rplO gene encoding 50S ribosomal protein L15 gives MNLSNLQPAEGSVHRDGKRVGRGQGSGKGGTATRGHKGAKSRSGYSKKIGFEGGQMPLQRRVPKFGFNNISRKEYAGINLNKLQELVDKGVVKDTVDLDVLVSNGVVKSNELVKILGGGELKAKLKVSVHKFTASAKAAIEAAGGEAVSL, from the coding sequence ATGAATTTAAGTAACTTACAACCAGCTGAAGGTTCAGTACATAGAGACGGAAAAAGAGTAGGACGTGGTCAAGGTTCTGGCAAAGGTGGTACGGCCACTAGAGGTCACAAAGGAGCTAAGTCCCGTTCAGGATACTCAAAGAAAATTGGTTTTGAAGGTGGGCAAATGCCACTTCAAAGACGTGTGCCTAAGTTTGGTTTTAATAACATCAGCAGAAAGGAATACGCAGGAATCAATTTAAACAAGTTACAAGAATTGGTTGATAAAGGTGTGGTGAAAGACACCGTAGATTTAGATGTTTTAGTTAGCAACGGAGTTGTGAAATCTAACGAGCTAGTAAAAATACTAGGAGGAGGAGAACTAAAAGCTAAATTAAAAGTATCAGTACATAAATTTACCGCCAGTGCAAAAGCAGCTATCGAAGCGGCCGGAGGTGAAGCAGTAAGTTTATAA